In Gossypium arboreum isolate Shixiya-1 chromosome 6, ASM2569848v2, whole genome shotgun sequence, the following are encoded in one genomic region:
- the LOC108450627 gene encoding O-fucosyltransferase 23-like — translation MDLSSTRKLSRLFGCFFTPLTCKCCLALVTIALFFRAIFLHSFSGYGVIKSNNLRLILSPSVHLESHEGIRGDKFLEVPQIVWGLNNQKIAFARACLTARMLNRTLLMPSLSGSLFYKEIDLLHPISFDQVFQYERFNSLCNRFVRLGRYSDLGNQTGKYDLRKGSGRKWTVERDLEQLKQSSRGPIDKYQVISIAGKNPFLWHDHWPVKDYARVFECLVLVDEIAKEADKVVSKIRRIGRKLRSKTNFGAEGSSLSHAPYVAIHMRVEIDWMIHCKKLEQRSRISQICSSKQEIMERVGNIVGLESTAIVYLAVADSLLNDSSILDSWKGGLVPFEKKKLGVDGIYKKHPYLIQSAIDYEVCSRADTFVGNSFSTFSSLIVLERTQRVIRMGITSSCGIDVRWPSYAYNIPGESNGPQKWMTNMSDSNLKAISYGSNAISC, via the coding sequence ATGGACTTGTCCTCTACCCGTAAGCTTTCGAGGTTATTCGGCTGCTTTTTCACTCCTTTAACATGCAAATGTTGCCTTGCTTTGGTCACTATTGCTCTGTTTTTTAGAGCTATCTTTCTTCATTCATTTTCTGGCTACGGTGTGATCAAATCGAATAACCTACGCTTGATTCTAAGCCCCTCTGTACACTTGGAATCTCATGAAGGGATTCGTGGAGATAAGTTCTTGGAAGTTCCTCAAATTGTGTGGGGACTAAACAATCAGAAGATAGCATTTGCAAGAGCTTGTCTAACAGCTAGAATGTTGAACCGAACTCTTTTGATGCCTAGCTTAAGTGGTTCACTTTTCTACAAGGAAATTGACCTCTTGCACCCTATTTCCTTTGATCAAGTCTTCCAATATGAAAGGTTTAATTCACTTTGTAACCGGTTTGTACGGTTGGGTCGTTACTCGGACCTTGGGAATCAAACAGGAAAATATGATCTCCGAAAGGGAAGTGGAAGAAAGTGGACAGTTGAGAGAGACCTGGAGCAGCTGAAGCAAAGCAGCCGAGGTCCTATTGATAAGTACCAAGTGATTAGTATAGCTGGAAAGAATCCGTTTCTTTGGCATGATCATTGGCCCGTTAAGGACTATGCAAGGGTCTTTGAGTGCCTTGTGTTGGTTGATGAGATTGCTAAAGAAGCAGATAAAGTTGTGTCCAAGATTAGGCGGATTGGAAGAAAGCTTAGGAGCAAAACCAATTTCGGAGCAGAGGGTTCTTCACTGTCACATGCTCCTTATGTAGCCATCCATATGAGGGTAGAAATAGACTGGATGATTCATTGTAAGAAGTTGGAGCAACGGTCAAGGATAAGCCAAATTTGTAGTAGCAAGCAAGAGATTATGGAACGAGTGGGAAATATTGTGGGCTTAGAATCTACGGCCATTGTTTATCTCGCGGTTGCCGATAGCCTCCTTAATGATTCTTCAATATTGGATAGTTGGAAAGGAGGGTTGGTTCCTTTCGAGAAGAAGAAATTAGGGGTAGATGGAATTTACAAGAAGCATCCATATCTGATTCAGTCAGCAATCGACTATGAGGTGTGCTCAAGAGCTGATACATTTGTAGGCAACAGCTTTTCCACTTTTTCTAGCCTCATTGTTCTTGAGAGAACACAAAGGGTGATTAGAATGGGCATCACAAGCTCATGTGGCATTGATGTTCGATGGCCATCTTATGCATATAATATACCAGGGGAATCAAATGGTCCGCAGAAGTGGATGACTAATATGTCTGATTCAAATCTCAAGGCAATTAGTTATGGTTCTAATGCCATCTCATGTTGA